A window of Ipomoea triloba cultivar NCNSP0323 chromosome 2, ASM357664v1 contains these coding sequences:
- the LOC116010649 gene encoding nucleobase-ascorbate transporter 6 — protein MAGGGAPGPKADEPAPHPPKDQLPNVSYCITSPPPWPEAILLGFQHYLVMLGTAVIIPTALVPQMGGGNEEKAKVIQTLLFVAGLNTLLQSFFGTRLPAVIGGSYTFVVPTISIILSGRWNDPDPISKFKKIMRATQGALIVASTIQIVLGFSGLWRNVTRFLSPLSAVPLVALAGFGLYEFGFPGVAKCVEIGLPQLVILVIFSQYLARLIKPGKHIFDRFAVIFSVAIVWIYALLLTVGGAYNGKPPKTQVSCRTDRSGLIDAAPWIRIPYPFQWGAPSFDAGEAFAMMMAAFVALVESTGGFIAVARFASATPLPPSILSRGVGWQGIAILLSGLFGTGNGSSVSIENAGLLALTRVGSRRVVQISAGFMIFFSILGKFGAIFASIPAPIVGALYCLFFGYVGAGGLSFLQFCNLNSFRTKFILGFSIFLGLSVPQYFNEYTVIAGYGPVHTSGRWFNDIVNVPFSSEAFVAGILAYFLDNTMHKDHHIRRDRGKHWWDKFRSFKTDTRSEEFYSLPFNLNKYFPSV, from the exons atggcagGTGGCGGAGCTCCGGGACCAAAGGCGGATGAGCCAGCGCCACATCCACCAAAGGATCAGCTTCCCAATGTTTCTTACTGCATTACTAGTCCTCCTCCTTGGC CTGAGGCCATTCTTCTTGGATTTCAACACTATCTTGTGATGCTTGGCACAGCAGTTATAATTCCCACCGCCCTCGTTCCCCAGATGGGAGGTGGAAAT GAGGAGAAAGCCAAAGTTATTCAGACCTTGCTATTTGTTGCGGGGCTGAACACCTTGTTGCAGTCTTTCTTTGGGACCAGATTGCCTGCTGTGATCGGAGGGTCGTACACCTTTGTTGTACCAACGATTTCAATTATCCTGTCTGGTCGTTGGAATGACCCAGACCCGATATCG AAATTCAAGAAGATAATGCGGGCAACACAAGGCGCACTTATTGTCGCTTCAACTATCCAGATAGTCTTAGGCTTTAGTGGTCTCTGGCGCAACGTTACAAG GTTTTTGAGCCCGCTTTCAGCAGTTCCATTGGTTGCTCTTGCTGGTTTTGGTCTCTACGAGTTTGGCTTCCCTGGG GTTGCAAAATGTGTCGAAATAGGGTTACCACAGCTTgtcattttagtcattttctcCCAG TATCTGGCTCGTCTGATAAAGCCGGGGAAGCATATTTTCGATCGTTTTGCTGTAATATTCTCGGTAGCAATTGTTTGGATTTATGCCCTCCTACTTACTGTTGGTGGGGCTTATAACGGGAAGCCACCAAAGACCCAAGTAAGCTGCCGAACTGATCGCTCGGGACTCATTGATGCTGCACCATG GATTAGAATTCCATACCCCTTTCAATGGGGAGCCCCTTCGTTCGATGCAGGCGAAGCCTTTGCCATGATGATGGCTGCATTTGTTGCGCTCGTAGAG TCTACTGGTGGTTTCATTGCCGTTGCAAGGTTTGCAAGTGCAACTCCATTGCCACCATCCATTCTAAGCCGTGGCGTAGGTTGGCAG GGAATTGCCATTTTATTATCTGGGCTGTTTGGAACTGGAAATGGATCTTCCGTATCCAT TGAGAATGCTGGCCTTCTAGCACTTACCCGTGTTGGCAGTCGAAGAGTAGTCCAGATATCTGCTGGGTTCatgattttcttttctattcttG GGAAATTTGGAGCCATCTTTGCTTCGATACCAGCACCAATAGTAGGCGCGTTATATTGTTTGTTCTTCGGTTATGTCG GTGCGGGGGGCTTAAGCTTCCTTCAGTTTTGCAATCTGAATAGTTTCCGAACCAAGTTCATACTAGGCTTTTCAATCTTTCTCGGTTTATCTGTCCCTCAATACTTCAACGAGTACACAGTCATCGCTGGCTATGGACCCGTCCACACAAGCGGGAGATGG TTCAACGACATTGTGAACGTGCCATTCTCATCGGAGGCTTTTGTGGCGGGGATTCTGGCGTATTTCTTAGACAACACGATGCACAAGGATCATCACATAAGGAGGGACCGAGGCAAGCATTGGTGGGACAAGTTCAGGTCTTTCAAGACTGATACCCGAAGCGAGGAATTCTACTCCCTCCCTTTCAACCTCAACAAGTATTTCCCATCGGTATGA